In Solenopsis invicta isolate M01_SB chromosome 1, UNIL_Sinv_3.0, whole genome shotgun sequence, one genomic interval encodes:
- the LOC105201142 gene encoding GTPase-activating protein and VPS9 domain-containing protein 1 isoform X1 — protein MSSINSIDSHGTLQWDMMELARHLRQERLFVNSEQQNLQTLNERVLYVSSQLAQQAWITAQQRVNLNRLIVARPDCTPASCCLRANALENSHFIDAYKYLRYQACLSYGEFLGALRKSPKLLASCLVEGDKVVPESMQTIVQCLAAGLYGSCILPEDKSLVLQLLRHLMLLQIIPSDNPRRLLRHGTCAFSRFYSIFHESLFSAKLFLTAALHNPIVQLLMEDEMFLDIDPDKAPIRFPPAERLKKFGKEGTTEYQTKLQRYRLWTVNSLYRITQRFIVNIRETIHCFPTSVCWLVRQMAGLLSKNGNVDPKEVHAMCTDLVFTYFICPAIVNPEPYGITDAPISYVARFNLMQVGQILQMLSLQKYQSIDNKVIDLYKKFEKDSVSSIIDSMLDGATEELEEEPTIIDNNKFQGLSRSAALFTESELNSLITFLNTIAGDSNEETISHNSFDRKQLAEMLSQLPSGLLHNNKLNNEYLETPGKRVSTGKGKGRGIRTTFSPNVTGESGEEINGTAVPEEETLDKNSQDVLVIPFGPTIGESVGLLSEQKVLCMEVQSGMANGPVTLNLPDDASIEHPRQENSNVERIETQEKRTRFSLSHDEVLFEGSIGNTSDNLEAVSEAASNHSVASSLELETEDQNDNLSDMVSANVSGRGTPNISGRDTPSSQITEGDDGRAAGEVRQLDLPPPNIPTKQSRSEIDDKFCKFEIKKLIEGDETVSMVSDTWSTDVLASDSEIVEQQDRILLSVPSEQVAPVLPAEPTPAMLDISETASEAWSTDVLASDSERLTEVDTDDTASVARSDDTARSEVEIESRADSEGNEETLQSTTPCPDGSSISFSSNSGIREDSGMGTSIVHPSPTTSPLPSSSNVTGRGGTKSDYRRSTMEYVDKNANNISNVDYGKPLRDDRLVHLIDKLQIDNGKQVERQAPARNHIAAAAVAPALLLANHISAPVLPEKSQNGDSKTEELDSCISVGDTVGRLSTASLTSSSSSGSEPRVKNNISGSDLPIPTINGTCDAVGGSIPNFSKPNASTGAIPKSISFDMTAERGDKELLDDDQKNKRGFFGKLKLSLRNRRGKAIRGADDRCFDREAGGDGVDMCRHRLRRIMSEDVTSSSNVAGDTTDDILAKYRRKPSVASDTASIESNQSRTKEVEDERLSIDPNNVELSYAFADAKRKLRMVLSTADLQHIPWNTSERHCWSQKENEVVAFLQLQLAEAINLQDRALIAHLHETLRCVRLFNDDGCRKLFKSLREDYQKRSPYIAYLIRCRQGLLSTLAHLDRLCVRVKCDRDAINNHLVSVCVRVFLEKRETFLLRFCDEFKKLTLADEKQDLVDNFLGKVHAEMDNDPIWQSASINQFDLARVVVERTVMARVYHNALYPNGDGDVYRDQLLHDHIKKLAKVVTPNHKDLRIPKVYHYECPWPWAQAELAVISAYKTPRDKLQCVFRCATTIMNLLSMASERGIPAADDLIPVLVYVIIKTNPPSLLSTVQYVDSFYGNRLEGEEQYWWTQFCSAIEFIKTMD, from the exons ATGTCATCGATCAACAGCATCGATTCCCACGGGACGTTACAGTGGGACATGATGGAATTGGCTCGTCATTTGCGACAGGAAAGGCTATTCGTCAATTCGGAACAGCAGAACTTGCAGACTCTTAATGAACGG GTCTTGTATGTCTCGTCGCAGTTAGCGCAGCAGGCATGGATAACCGCTCAACAGAGAGTCAATCTGAATCGCTTGATAGTGGCGAGGCCAGATTGTACTCCAGCGTCGTGTTGCCTGAGAGCAAACGCATTGGAAAATTCGCACTTTATCGATGCGTATAAGTACCTGCGCTATCAGGCATGCTTGTCCTATGGAGAGTTTCTCGGTGCGTTGCGAAAATCACCCAAACTCCTTGCCTCGTGCTTGGTCGAAGGGGACAAAGTCGTTCCAGAGTCGATGCAAACAATTGTGCAGTGCTTAGCCGCTGGCTTATATGGCAGCTGCATATTGCCGGAGGATAAAAGTCTAGTTCTCCAACTGCTGAGGCATCTTATGTTGCTGCAGATAATTCCGTCTGACAACCCGCGAAGATTACTCAGGCATGGCACGTGCGCGTTCTCCAGATTTTACTCGATCTTTCATGAAAGCTTGTTTTCCGCAAAGCTCTTCTTAACGGCAGCTTTGCATAACCCTATAGTGCAGTTACTCATGGAAGATGAAATGTTCTTGGACATCGATCCGGATAAAGCACCTATTAGATTTCCACCTGCAGAGAGATTGAAGAAATTCGGGAAAGAAGGCACGACCGAGTATCAAACGAAGTTACAACGTTATAGACTGTGGACAGTTAACTCTTTGTATCGTATTACTCAGAGATTTATCGTCAACATTCGTGAAACGATACATTGCTTTCCTACGAGTGTTTGCTGGCTTGTAAGACAAATGGCAGGGCTTCTCAGTAAGAACGGCAATGTAGATCCGAAAGAAGTGCACGCCATGTGCACCGATCTTGTATTCACATACTTTATTTGTCCCGCTATAGTGAATCCTGAGCCTTATGGCATTACTGATGCACCGATAAGTTACGTCGCAAGGTTCAATCTAATGCAAGTTGGGCAAATTTTACAAATGCTCTCACTACAAAAGTATCAAAGTATTGATAACAAAGTTATTGATCTTTACAAAAAGTTCGAGAAGGATTCAGTGTCTTCCATAATAGACTCGATGTTGGATGGTGCAACAGAAGAACTAGAAGAGGAACCAACGATAATcgacaataataaatttcaaggcCTGTCACGATCCGCAGCGCTGTTTACGGAAAGTGAACTAAATTCcttaattacatttttgaaCACGATCGCTGGTGATAGCAATGAAGAAACAATATCTCATAATTCATTTGATAGAAAACAATTAGCAGAAATGTTGTCACAACTACCTTCGGGCTTActgcataataataaattaaataacgaaTATTTGGAAACACCAGGCAAACGAGTTTCCACAGGAAAAG GAAAAGGACGTGGTATAAGGACTACATTTTCACCAAATGTAACAGGTGAAAGTGGAGAGGAAATCAATGGCACTGCTGTCCCTGAAGAGGAGACTTTGGATAAAAATTCTCAAGACGTGCTAGTCATACCTTTTGGTCCGACAATTGGAGAATCTGTAGGGCTACTTAGTGAACAAAAA gTTTTATGCATGGAAGTCCAAAGTGGAATGGCCAATGGACCTGTTACTTTGAATCTCCCTGATGACGCCTCTATTGAACATCCTAGACAAGAAAATAGCAATGTCGAGCGCATTGAAACGCAAGAGAAGAGAACTCGATTCTCACTATCGCATGACGAAG tattgTTCGAAGGATCAATTGGCAATACGTCTGATAATTTGGAAGCCGTATCAGAAGCCGCTTCCAATCACAGTGTCGCTTCTTCTCTAGAATTAGAGACAGAAGACCAAAACGATAATCTCTCGGACATGGTGTCTGCTAATGTCTCGGGTAGAGGAACTCCCAACATATCAG gCCGAGATACACCATCGTCCCAAATTACTGAAGGAGATGATGGACGCGCTGCAGGTGAAGTAAGACAATTGGATTTGCCACCGCCTAATATTCCGACTAAACAAAGTCGATCTGAAATTGAtgacaaattttgtaaatttgagaTTAAGAAACTTATTGAAG GAGATGAGACTGTATCTATGGTATCCGATACTTGGTCTACGGATGTGTTGGCCTCAGATAGTGAAATAGTTGAGCAGCAGGACCGAATATTGCTGTCTGTTCCTTCCGAACAGGTTGCACCTGTACTGCCTGCCGAACCTACGCCAGCTATGTTAGACATTAGTGAAACCGCCTCTGAAGCCTGGAGCACAGATGTATTAGCTAGCGATTCAGAAAGATTAACTGAAGTAGATACCGATGACACTGCTAGCGTTGCCAg ATCTGATGATACAGCTAGATCTGAGGTTGAAATAGAAAGCCGTGCTGATTCCGAGGGAAATGAAGAAACGCTTCAATCTACAACCCCAT GTCCGGATGGCTCGAGCATCAGTTTTTCATCAAATTCGGGGATTCGAGAGGATTCTGGCATGGGGACTTCGATAGTCCATCCATCACCAACAACATCTCCGTTACCATCATCGTCGAACGTAACTGGTCGCGGTGGAACTAAGTCCGATTATCGACGTAGCACAATGGAATACGTGGACAAAAACGCTAACAATATAAGCAACGTGGATTACGGTAAACCGTTACGAGACGACAGGCTGGTCCATTTGATAGATAAGCTTCAAATCGATAATGGTAAGCAAGTTGAACGTCAAGCACCTGCGCGCAATCACATCGCTGCGGCTGCAGTCGCACCGGCGTTGCTATTAGCTAATCATATTTCTGCGCCTGTTTTACCAGAAAAATCCCAAAACGGTGACTCGAAAACAGAG GAGTTGGACAGCTGTATATCAGTCGGAGATACTGTAGGCCGGTTAAGCACTGCTAGTTTAACATCCAGCAGCAGTTCCGGATCGGAACCTCGTGTGAAGAATAACATTTCAGGTTCAGATTTACCGATACCAACGATTAATGGCACTTGTGATGCGGTAGGTGGTTCAATTCCCAATTTTTCGAAACCAAATGCATCAACGGGAGCTATTCCAAAGAGCATAAGCTTTGACATGACCGCCGAGCGTGGCGACAAGGAATTACTAGACGACGATCAAAAGAACAAACGTGGTTTCTTTGGCAAATTGAAATTGTCTTTGAGAAATCGTAGAGGTAAAGCAATCCGTGGAGCGGACGACAGATGTTTTGATCGAGAAGCTGGTGGCGACGGCGTTGATATGTGCAGGCACAGATTACGCAGGATTATGTCGGAAGATGTAACATCATCTAGTAATGTTGCGGGCg aCACTACTGATGATATCTTAGCGAAATACAGAAGAAAACCAAGCGTAGCTAGCGACACGGCCTCGATCGAAAGCAATCAGTCCCGTACAAAAGAAGTAGAAGACGAAAGACTTTCAATCGATCCAAATAACGTAGAACTATCTTACGCTTTTGCGGATGCTAAAAGAAAATTACGTATGGTACTTAGTACTGCTGACCTTCAACACATTCCATGGAATACTTCGGAG AGGCATTGTTGGTCACAGAAAGAAAATGAGGTGGTTGCATTTTTGCAACTACAATTGGCAGAAGCTATAAACCTGCAGGATAGAGCACTGATAGCTCATCTACATGAAACTTTACGTTGCGTGCGTCTATTTAATGACGATGGATGTAGGAAACTATTCAAATCTCTTCGAGAAGACTATCAAAAGCGATCTCCTTATATCGCATATTTAATCAGATGTCGTCAGGGATTATTGTCGACATTAGCTCATTTAGATAG ATTATGCGTGCGAGTTAAGTGTGATCGAGATGCTATCAATAATCATCTTGTATCCGTTTGTGTAAGAGTATTTTTGGAAAAGAGAGAGACCTTTCTTCTACGTTTCTGCGACGAGTTTAAAAAACTTACGCTGGCTGATGAGAAACAGGATCTCGTGGATAATTTCCTAGGGAAGGTTCACGCCGAAATGGATAACGATCCGATCTGGCAAT CGGCGAGTATCAACCAGTTTGATTTGGCGAGAGTCGTAGTGGAAAGAACCGTCATGGCACGGGTATACCACAATGCGCTCTATCCAAATGGAGATGGAGATGTATATAGGGACCAGCTTCTTCACGATCACATCAAAAAGTTGGCGAAGGTCGTAACTCCAAATCACAAGGACCTACGCATTCCAAAGGTTTATCATTACGAATGCCCCTGGCCATGGGCGCAGGCTGAATTGGCTGTGATATCGGCGTATAAGACTCCTAGGGATAAGTTGCAGTGTGTATTTCGTTGCGCGACTACCATCATGAATCTTCTCTCCATGGCGTCGGAAAGAGGCATACCTGCTGCCGACGATCTGATTCCCGTACTGGTCTATGTCATAATTAAG ACTAATCCGCCATCGTTGTTGTCGACGGTTCAATATGTAGATAGCTTTTACGGAAATCGATTGGAGGGCGAGGAACAATATTGGTGGACGCAGTTTTGCTCCGCGATCGAGTTTATTAAAACAATGGATTAA
- the LOC105201142 gene encoding GTPase-activating protein and VPS9 domain-containing protein 1 isoform X3 → MSSINSIDSHGTLQWDMMELARHLRQERLFVNSEQQNLQTLNERVLYVSSQLAQQAWITAQQRVNLNRLIVARPDCTPASCCLRANALENSHFIDAYKYLRYQACLSYGEFLGALRKSPKLLASCLVEGDKVVPESMQTIVQCLAAGLYGSCILPEDKSLVLQLLRHLMLLQIIPSDNPRRLLRHGTCAFSRFYSIFHESLFSAKLFLTAALHNPIVQLLMEDEMFLDIDPDKAPIRFPPAERLKKFGKEGTTEYQTKLQRYRLWTVNSLYRITQRFIVNIRETIHCFPTSVCWLVRQMAGLLSKNGNVDPKEVHAMCTDLVFTYFICPAIVNPEPYGITDAPISYVARFNLMQVGQILQMLSLQKYQSIDNKVIDLYKKFEKDSVSSIIDSMLDGATEELEEEPTIIDNNKFQGLSRSAALFTESELNSLITFLNTIAGDSNEETISHNSFDRKQLAEMLSQLPSGLLHNNKLNNEYLETPGKRVSTGKGKGRGIRTTFSPNVTGESGEEINGTAVPEEETLDKNSQDVLVIPFGPTIGESVGLLSEQKVLCMEVQSGMANGPVTLNLPDDASIEHPRQENSNVERIETQEKRTRFSLSHDEVLFEGSIGNTSDNLEAVSEAASNHSVASSLELETEDQNDNLSDMVSANVSGRGTPNISGRDTPSSQITEGDDGRAAGEVRQLDLPPPNIPTKQSRSEIDDKFCKFEIKKLIEGDETVSMVSDTWSTDVLASDSEIVEQQDRILLSVPSEQVAPVLPAEPTPAMLDISETASEAWSTDVLASDSERLTEVDTDDTASVARSDDTARSEVEIESRADSEGNEETLQSTTPCPDGSSISFSSNSGIREDSGMGTSIVHPSPTTSPLPSSSNVTGRGGTKSDYRRSTMEYVDKNANNISNVDYGKPLRDDRLVHLIDKLQIDNEKSQNGDSKTEELDSCISVGDTVGRLSTASLTSSSSSGSEPRVKNNISGSDLPIPTINGTCDAVGGSIPNFSKPNASTGAIPKSISFDMTAERGDKELLDDDQKNKRGFFGKLKLSLRNRRGKAIRGADDRCFDREAGGDGVDMCRHRLRRIMSEDVTSSSNVAGDTTDDILAKYRRKPSVASDTASIESNQSRTKEVEDERLSIDPNNVELSYAFADAKRKLRMVLSTADLQHIPWNTSERHCWSQKENEVVAFLQLQLAEAINLQDRALIAHLHETLRCVRLFNDDGCRKLFKSLREDYQKRSPYIAYLIRCRQGLLSTLAHLDRLCVRVKCDRDAINNHLVSVCVRVFLEKRETFLLRFCDEFKKLTLADEKQDLVDNFLGKVHAEMDNDPIWQSASINQFDLARVVVERTVMARVYHNALYPNGDGDVYRDQLLHDHIKKLAKVVTPNHKDLRIPKVYHYECPWPWAQAELAVISAYKTPRDKLQCVFRCATTIMNLLSMASERGIPAADDLIPVLVYVIIKTNPPSLLSTVQYVDSFYGNRLEGEEQYWWTQFCSAIEFIKTMD, encoded by the exons ATGTCATCGATCAACAGCATCGATTCCCACGGGACGTTACAGTGGGACATGATGGAATTGGCTCGTCATTTGCGACAGGAAAGGCTATTCGTCAATTCGGAACAGCAGAACTTGCAGACTCTTAATGAACGG GTCTTGTATGTCTCGTCGCAGTTAGCGCAGCAGGCATGGATAACCGCTCAACAGAGAGTCAATCTGAATCGCTTGATAGTGGCGAGGCCAGATTGTACTCCAGCGTCGTGTTGCCTGAGAGCAAACGCATTGGAAAATTCGCACTTTATCGATGCGTATAAGTACCTGCGCTATCAGGCATGCTTGTCCTATGGAGAGTTTCTCGGTGCGTTGCGAAAATCACCCAAACTCCTTGCCTCGTGCTTGGTCGAAGGGGACAAAGTCGTTCCAGAGTCGATGCAAACAATTGTGCAGTGCTTAGCCGCTGGCTTATATGGCAGCTGCATATTGCCGGAGGATAAAAGTCTAGTTCTCCAACTGCTGAGGCATCTTATGTTGCTGCAGATAATTCCGTCTGACAACCCGCGAAGATTACTCAGGCATGGCACGTGCGCGTTCTCCAGATTTTACTCGATCTTTCATGAAAGCTTGTTTTCCGCAAAGCTCTTCTTAACGGCAGCTTTGCATAACCCTATAGTGCAGTTACTCATGGAAGATGAAATGTTCTTGGACATCGATCCGGATAAAGCACCTATTAGATTTCCACCTGCAGAGAGATTGAAGAAATTCGGGAAAGAAGGCACGACCGAGTATCAAACGAAGTTACAACGTTATAGACTGTGGACAGTTAACTCTTTGTATCGTATTACTCAGAGATTTATCGTCAACATTCGTGAAACGATACATTGCTTTCCTACGAGTGTTTGCTGGCTTGTAAGACAAATGGCAGGGCTTCTCAGTAAGAACGGCAATGTAGATCCGAAAGAAGTGCACGCCATGTGCACCGATCTTGTATTCACATACTTTATTTGTCCCGCTATAGTGAATCCTGAGCCTTATGGCATTACTGATGCACCGATAAGTTACGTCGCAAGGTTCAATCTAATGCAAGTTGGGCAAATTTTACAAATGCTCTCACTACAAAAGTATCAAAGTATTGATAACAAAGTTATTGATCTTTACAAAAAGTTCGAGAAGGATTCAGTGTCTTCCATAATAGACTCGATGTTGGATGGTGCAACAGAAGAACTAGAAGAGGAACCAACGATAATcgacaataataaatttcaaggcCTGTCACGATCCGCAGCGCTGTTTACGGAAAGTGAACTAAATTCcttaattacatttttgaaCACGATCGCTGGTGATAGCAATGAAGAAACAATATCTCATAATTCATTTGATAGAAAACAATTAGCAGAAATGTTGTCACAACTACCTTCGGGCTTActgcataataataaattaaataacgaaTATTTGGAAACACCAGGCAAACGAGTTTCCACAGGAAAAG GAAAAGGACGTGGTATAAGGACTACATTTTCACCAAATGTAACAGGTGAAAGTGGAGAGGAAATCAATGGCACTGCTGTCCCTGAAGAGGAGACTTTGGATAAAAATTCTCAAGACGTGCTAGTCATACCTTTTGGTCCGACAATTGGAGAATCTGTAGGGCTACTTAGTGAACAAAAA gTTTTATGCATGGAAGTCCAAAGTGGAATGGCCAATGGACCTGTTACTTTGAATCTCCCTGATGACGCCTCTATTGAACATCCTAGACAAGAAAATAGCAATGTCGAGCGCATTGAAACGCAAGAGAAGAGAACTCGATTCTCACTATCGCATGACGAAG tattgTTCGAAGGATCAATTGGCAATACGTCTGATAATTTGGAAGCCGTATCAGAAGCCGCTTCCAATCACAGTGTCGCTTCTTCTCTAGAATTAGAGACAGAAGACCAAAACGATAATCTCTCGGACATGGTGTCTGCTAATGTCTCGGGTAGAGGAACTCCCAACATATCAG gCCGAGATACACCATCGTCCCAAATTACTGAAGGAGATGATGGACGCGCTGCAGGTGAAGTAAGACAATTGGATTTGCCACCGCCTAATATTCCGACTAAACAAAGTCGATCTGAAATTGAtgacaaattttgtaaatttgagaTTAAGAAACTTATTGAAG GAGATGAGACTGTATCTATGGTATCCGATACTTGGTCTACGGATGTGTTGGCCTCAGATAGTGAAATAGTTGAGCAGCAGGACCGAATATTGCTGTCTGTTCCTTCCGAACAGGTTGCACCTGTACTGCCTGCCGAACCTACGCCAGCTATGTTAGACATTAGTGAAACCGCCTCTGAAGCCTGGAGCACAGATGTATTAGCTAGCGATTCAGAAAGATTAACTGAAGTAGATACCGATGACACTGCTAGCGTTGCCAg ATCTGATGATACAGCTAGATCTGAGGTTGAAATAGAAAGCCGTGCTGATTCCGAGGGAAATGAAGAAACGCTTCAATCTACAACCCCAT GTCCGGATGGCTCGAGCATCAGTTTTTCATCAAATTCGGGGATTCGAGAGGATTCTGGCATGGGGACTTCGATAGTCCATCCATCACCAACAACATCTCCGTTACCATCATCGTCGAACGTAACTGGTCGCGGTGGAACTAAGTCCGATTATCGACGTAGCACAATGGAATACGTGGACAAAAACGCTAACAATATAAGCAACGTGGATTACGGTAAACCGTTACGAGACGACAGGCTGGTCCATTTGATAGATAAGCTTCAAATCGATAATG AAAAATCCCAAAACGGTGACTCGAAAACAGAG GAGTTGGACAGCTGTATATCAGTCGGAGATACTGTAGGCCGGTTAAGCACTGCTAGTTTAACATCCAGCAGCAGTTCCGGATCGGAACCTCGTGTGAAGAATAACATTTCAGGTTCAGATTTACCGATACCAACGATTAATGGCACTTGTGATGCGGTAGGTGGTTCAATTCCCAATTTTTCGAAACCAAATGCATCAACGGGAGCTATTCCAAAGAGCATAAGCTTTGACATGACCGCCGAGCGTGGCGACAAGGAATTACTAGACGACGATCAAAAGAACAAACGTGGTTTCTTTGGCAAATTGAAATTGTCTTTGAGAAATCGTAGAGGTAAAGCAATCCGTGGAGCGGACGACAGATGTTTTGATCGAGAAGCTGGTGGCGACGGCGTTGATATGTGCAGGCACAGATTACGCAGGATTATGTCGGAAGATGTAACATCATCTAGTAATGTTGCGGGCg aCACTACTGATGATATCTTAGCGAAATACAGAAGAAAACCAAGCGTAGCTAGCGACACGGCCTCGATCGAAAGCAATCAGTCCCGTACAAAAGAAGTAGAAGACGAAAGACTTTCAATCGATCCAAATAACGTAGAACTATCTTACGCTTTTGCGGATGCTAAAAGAAAATTACGTATGGTACTTAGTACTGCTGACCTTCAACACATTCCATGGAATACTTCGGAG AGGCATTGTTGGTCACAGAAAGAAAATGAGGTGGTTGCATTTTTGCAACTACAATTGGCAGAAGCTATAAACCTGCAGGATAGAGCACTGATAGCTCATCTACATGAAACTTTACGTTGCGTGCGTCTATTTAATGACGATGGATGTAGGAAACTATTCAAATCTCTTCGAGAAGACTATCAAAAGCGATCTCCTTATATCGCATATTTAATCAGATGTCGTCAGGGATTATTGTCGACATTAGCTCATTTAGATAG ATTATGCGTGCGAGTTAAGTGTGATCGAGATGCTATCAATAATCATCTTGTATCCGTTTGTGTAAGAGTATTTTTGGAAAAGAGAGAGACCTTTCTTCTACGTTTCTGCGACGAGTTTAAAAAACTTACGCTGGCTGATGAGAAACAGGATCTCGTGGATAATTTCCTAGGGAAGGTTCACGCCGAAATGGATAACGATCCGATCTGGCAAT CGGCGAGTATCAACCAGTTTGATTTGGCGAGAGTCGTAGTGGAAAGAACCGTCATGGCACGGGTATACCACAATGCGCTCTATCCAAATGGAGATGGAGATGTATATAGGGACCAGCTTCTTCACGATCACATCAAAAAGTTGGCGAAGGTCGTAACTCCAAATCACAAGGACCTACGCATTCCAAAGGTTTATCATTACGAATGCCCCTGGCCATGGGCGCAGGCTGAATTGGCTGTGATATCGGCGTATAAGACTCCTAGGGATAAGTTGCAGTGTGTATTTCGTTGCGCGACTACCATCATGAATCTTCTCTCCATGGCGTCGGAAAGAGGCATACCTGCTGCCGACGATCTGATTCCCGTACTGGTCTATGTCATAATTAAG ACTAATCCGCCATCGTTGTTGTCGACGGTTCAATATGTAGATAGCTTTTACGGAAATCGATTGGAGGGCGAGGAACAATATTGGTGGACGCAGTTTTGCTCCGCGATCGAGTTTATTAAAACAATGGATTAA